The Odocoileus virginianus isolate 20LAN1187 ecotype Illinois chromosome 3, Ovbor_1.2, whole genome shotgun sequence genome includes a window with the following:
- the LOC110145616 gene encoding GATA zinc finger domain-containing protein 14-like isoform X2, with protein MRPWVAILGLLLLPDAVTSYHRVTGVAGQSVRLPCHYNGEVTSMCWGRGACPWLNCGTNIIWTDGYRVTYRRDGRYQLNGHIGGRDVSLTINNAALSDSGLYCCRIEKRGWFNDIKTTLELRVNPAPPTTTTTTTTTTRTTTTTTPRTTTTTTTTPRTTTTTTTTPRTTTTPRKTTVTTTPRTTTTIRRPISTTPRRTTNRQTIRMTTTTPKTTTRRTSTTTTTTTPRPTTTTRKTTITTTTRTTTTIPKTTTTTPNNNNHYDTKNHHEYYTKNNHHYKKDNHYYYSKNDYHYSKNHHYYPKNYNHYDSNNHHHYYAKNNHHYKKGNHYYYSENDYHYSKNHHYYPKNYNHYDSNNHHHHYSKNNHHYKKDNHYYCSENDYHYSKNHHYYPKNYKHYDSNHHHHHHSKNNHHYKKDNRYYYSENDYYYSINHHYYPKNYKHYDSNHHHHHYSKKNHHYKKDNRYYYSENDYHYSNNHHYYLQKNNHHDSINHHHHYSKNNHNYKKDSHYHYSKNDYHYSNHHHHHDIYSKNNLHYKKDNVYYYSKNDYNYSSKQNYYPQNINHQESNNHHLHHHYSKANHHYKKDNHYYYSNNDYHYFNNHHYYPQKNNHYDSINHIHQYSKNHHHYKKDNLYCYSNDYEYSNNHHYYSKNNQNYSNYHKHHHHYSKNKYHYKKNNHYYYSNNEYHYFNNHRYYPQNNHQDSNNHYQIHHYSKNNHHYKKDNHYYYSNNDNHYSNNHRYYPQNKNHHNSNNHHHYSNHNVHHCSKHHHHCCANNNHHHNSNHDGHHCSSDSEVLYFCSSNASTHKGPPASFFIFSNSESRNPAYYRV; from the exons ATGCGTCCTTGGGTAGCCATCCTGGGCCTCCTACTCCTGCCAG ATGCTGTAACCTCTTACCACCGAGTGACTGGAGTGGCGGGTCAGTCTGTCAGGCTGCCCTGCCACTATAATGGTGAAGTCACAAGCATGTGCTGGGGCCGAGGGGCATGTCCTTGGCTTAATTGCGGAACTAACATCATCTGGACTGATGGCTACAGAGTCACCTATCGGAGGGATGGACGTTACCAGCTAAATGGACATATTGGTGGAAGGGATGTGTCTTTGACCATAAACAATGCCGCCCTGTCTGACAGTGGCTTGTATTGTTGCCGAATTGAGAAGAGAGGGTGGTTCAATGACATAAAAACCACCCTAGAGTTGAGGGTAAATCCAG CTCCACCTACAACAACGACCACCACCACTACTACTAcaagaacaaccaccaccactaccccaagaaccactaccaccaccaccactactccAAGaaccaccacaaccaccaccactactcCAAGAACAACCACCACTCCAAGAAAGACAACCGTTACTACTACTCCAAGAACGACTACCACTATTCGAAGACCTATATCTACTACCCCAAGAAGAACAACTAATCGACAAACTATTAGAATGACCACTACTACCCCAAAGACAACAACTAGAAGGACttcaacaaccaccaccaccactactccAAGACCAACCACCACTACAAGAAAGACAACCATTACTACTACTACAAGAACGACTACCACTATTCCAAAAACCACCACTACTAcccccaacaacaacaaccactACGACACGAAGAACCATCATGAGTACTACACCAAGAACAACCACCACTACAAGAAAGACAACCATTACTACTACTCCAAGAACGACTACCACTACTCCAAAAACCACCACTACTACCCGAAAAACTACAACCACTATGACtccaacaaccaccaccactactaTGCCAAGAACAACCACCACTACAAAAAAGGCAACCATTACTACTACTCCGAGAACGACTATCACTACTCCAAAAACCATCACTACTACCCGAAAAACTATAACCACTATGACtccaacaaccaccaccaccactactccAAGAACAACCACCACTACAAAAAAGACAACCATTACTACTGCTCTGAGAACGACTACCACTACTCCAAAAACCACCACTACTACCCGAAAAACTACAAACACTATGActccaaccaccaccaccaccaccactccaaGAACAACCACCACTACAAGAAAGACAACCGTTACTACTACTCCGAGAATGACTACTACTACTCCATCAACCACCACTACTACCCGAAAAACTACAAACACTATGActccaaccaccaccaccaccactactccAAGAAAAACCACCACTACAAGAAAGACAACCGTTACTACTACTCCGAGAACGACTACCACTACTCCAACAACCACCACTACTATCTCCAAAAAAACAACCACCATGATTCcatcaaccaccaccaccactactccAAGAATAACCACAACTACAAGAAGGACAGCCATTACCACTACTCCAAAAATGACTACCACTActccaaccaccaccaccaccatgacatCTACTCCAAGAACAACCTCCACTACAAGAAAGACAACGTTTACTACTATTCCAAGAACGACTACAACTATTCCAGCAAACAAAACTACTACCCCCAAAACATCAATCACCAGGAATCCAACAACCACCATCTCCACCACCACTACTCCAAGGCAAACCACCACTACAAGAAAGACAACCATTACTACTACTCCAACAACGACTACCACTATTTCAACAACCACCACTACTACCCCCAAAAGAACAATCACTATGACTCAATCAACCACATACACCAGTACTCTAAGAACCACCACCACTACAAGAAAGACAACCTTTATTGCTACTCCAACGATTATGAATATTCCAACAACCACCACTACTACTCCAAAAACAACCAAAACTACTCCAACTACcacaaacaccaccaccactactcCAAGAACAAATACCACTATAAGAAAAACAACCATTACTACTACTCCAATAACGAGTACCACTATTTCAACAACCACCGTTACTACCCCCAAAACAACCACCAGGATTCCAACAACCACTACCAGATCCACCACTACTCCAAGAACAACCACCACTACAAGAAAGACAACCATTACTACTACTCCAACAATGACAACCACTATTCCAACAACCACCGCTACTACCCCCAAAACAAGAACCACCACAACtccaacaaccaccaccactactcCAACCACAATGTTCACCACTGCtccaaacaccaccaccactgctgtGCCAACAACAATCACCACCACAACTCCAACCATGATGGTCACCACTGCTCCAGTGACAGCGAGGTCCTCTACTTCTGCTCTTCCAATGCCAGCACCCACAAGGGACCTCCAGCCAG CTTCTTTATCTTCTCCAACTCAGAGAGCAGAAACCCAGCCTACTACCGTGTATGA